From the Coregonus clupeaformis isolate EN_2021a unplaced genomic scaffold, ASM2061545v1 scaf1029, whole genome shotgun sequence genome, one window contains:
- the LOC121565207 gene encoding zinc finger protein 239-like yields the protein MAAAAGSGGNSAAAAAVQQQQQQQCQRQQMRRPTGKKSHCGKRCKSSSDFKIHQRVHTGEKSYSCDQCGKSFNHSRNLKTHELTHRGEKLHHCSDCGKSFSTSQTLKLHQRTHTGENPYSCDLCGKRFGRADQLIVHQRTHSGEKPYSCDQCAKSFAQPSNLKTHQRTHTGEKLHHCSDCGKSFSTSQTLKLHQRTHTGEKPYRCDQCGKSFSQADQLIIHQRVHTGEKPYSCDQCGKSFTQSSSLNRHQRTHTGEKPYSCDQCGKSFGRAYYLTEHKQTHTGDKPYHCSDCGKSFASLRNLTQHQRTHTGEKPYSCDQCDKRYSHSSSLIKHQKIHAGDPQSVE from the coding sequence cggagacccacagggaagaaatctcactgtGGGAAACGTTGCAAATCTTCATCCGATTTTAAAATACACCAgcgagtacacacaggagagaaatcttatagctgtgatcaatgtgggaagagttttaatcATTCAAGAAATCTGAAAACACACGAGCtgacacacagaggagagaagcTTCACCACTGTTCAGATTGTGGGAAAAGTTTTTCAACATCACAGACTTTGAAgctgcaccagagaacacacacaggagagaatccttaTAGCTGTGATCTGTGTGGGAAGAGATTTGGTAGAGCCGATCAACTGATTGTTCACCAACGAACACAttcaggagagaaaccttatagctgtgatcaatgtgcgAAGAGTTTTGCTCAGCCAAGCAACCTGAAAACACACCagcggacacacacaggagagaagcttcACCACTGTTCAGATTGTGGGAAAAGCTTTTCAACATCACAGACTTTGAAGCTGCACCAGAGAacccacactggagagaagccttatcgctgtgatcaatgtgggaaaagCTTCAGTCAAGCCGATCAACTGATTATACACCAgcgagtacacacaggagagaaaccttatagctgtgatcagtgtgggaagagttttactcagtcaagcaGCCTGAAcagacaccagagaacacacacaggagagaaaccttatagctgtgatcaatgtgggaaaagCTTTGGTAGAGCTTATTATCTGACTGAACAtaagcaaacacacacaggagacaaaccttaccactgctctgactgtgggaagagctttgcttcCCTAAGAAACCTGAcacaacaccagagaacacacacaggagagaaaccttatagctgtgatcaatgtgacaaGAGATACTCTCATTCAAGTTCTCTGATTAAACATCAGAAAATACATGCGGGAGATccacagagtgtggaatga